Proteins found in one Melospiza georgiana isolate bMelGeo1 chromosome 1, bMelGeo1.pri, whole genome shotgun sequence genomic segment:
- the NFE2L3 gene encoding nuclear factor erythroid 2-related factor 3, whose product MRLWSGTFVVHFVDTKELFYLCLQDVDLKACQAALDDCCPPPGEDQLQLQEQEEKDKNQSNSNYVDSILSLEGYLQLLSSQVETMLEVNSLEDTQVATSSRGQDPSSSHHNINLTQTLHNSFSPPDAILLRTDYSTQLNSKPRHLQRQEFFPQSSTDITNPESQFHGSNLTGLFSAADLRNLTAHDDNFDEIKLMSLALEEGFSPIEVSQIFEEPGSDSGLPLNSNHSTTSYSVCCEGSVGYSSGVKSAPSHGLGAVGGHCQENIKHSHVEYPGVAECSTEAMLQQFLHNHTYNQLPSQAASTPEYYQQMWMKKSNEVKERCHNSTATNRSRDEWRAKALRIPFSVEEIVSMSVDSFNTMLAKNQLTETQVSLLRDIRRRGKNKVAAQKCRKRKLNAILNLEEDVCNLQTQKESLKKEHSQCSKLINQIKQKLNNLYHDIFSRLRDDQGRPVNPRQYVIHCSSNGSVFIIPKHLAKSEQKQDNRKEQKQK is encoded by the exons AACTGTTTTATTTGTGTCTTCAGGATGTTGACCTGAAAGCATGTCAGGCAGCTTTGGATGACTGCTGTCCACCTCCAGGAGAGGATCAGCTGCAACTGCAAGAACAAgaggagaaagacaaaaatcaa AGCAACAGCAACTATGTAGATTCCATTCTCTCCTTAGAGGGCTATTTACAGCTTCTGTCATCGCAGGTGGAAACCATGCTAGAG GTGAACTCACTGGAAGATACACAAGTTGCTACTTCTAGTAGAGGCCAAGACCCGTCATCCTCACACCACAATATAAACTTGACCCAGACACTTCACAACAGTTTCAGTCCTCCTGATGCCATACTACTAAGAACAGACTACTCCACTCAATTAAATTCAAAACCAAGACACTTACAAAGGCAAGAGTTTTTCCCTCAATCAAGCACTGATATCACTAATCCAGAATCACAATTTCATGGGTCAAATTTGACAGGGCTGTTTTCAGCTGCTGATCTTAGAAATCTAACAGCCCATGATGATAATTTTGATGAAATTAAGCTCATGTCTTTGGCTTTGGAGGAAGGCTTTAGTCCTATAGAAGTTTCTCAGATCTTTGAAGAGCCTGGCTCAGATTCAGGACTGCCTTTGAATTCAAATCACAGCACCACCTCTTATTCAGTCTGCTGTGAAGGTTCTGTTGGGTACAGCAGCGGTGTTAAATCTGCTCCTTCGCACGGCTTAGGAGCTGTTGGTGGCCACTGCCAAGAAAACATTAAGCACAGCCATGTTGAATATCCAGGTGTTGCAGAGTGTTCTACAGAAGCCATGCTTCAGCAGTTTCTTCATAATCACACTTACAATCAGCTGCCAAGTCAAGCAGCATCCACTCCAGAGTATTATCAACAGATGTGGATGAAGAAATCAAACGAAGTGAAGGAGAGGTGCCATAATTCTACTGCTACAAACCGGAGCAGAGATGAGTGGCGTGCAAAAGCTCTGAGAATACCATTTTCAGTGGAGGAAATTGTAAGCATGTCTGTTGACTCTTTCAACACCATGCTAGCAAAGAACCAGCTGACAGAAACTCAGGTATCACTTCTACGTGACATCAGGcgaagaggaaaaaacaaggtAGCTGCCCAAAAATGTCGTAAACGCAAACTGAACGCAATTCTTAACTTGGAAGAAGATGTGTGTAATCTCCAAACACAAAAGGAGAGCCTTAAAAAGGAGCACTCCCAGTGTAGCAAATTAATCAACCAgataaagcaaaaattaaacaaCTTGTACCATGACATTTTCAGTAGACTGAGGGATGACCAGGGTAGACCTGTTAACCCACGCCAGTATGTCATTCACTGCAGTAGCAATGGTAGTGTTTTCATAATACCCAAGCACTTGGCCAAATCTGAACAGAAACAAGATaacagaaaagagcagaaacaaaagtaa